A stretch of the Actinotalea sp. JY-7876 genome encodes the following:
- a CDS encoding TIGR03557 family F420-dependent LLM class oxidoreductase, with protein sequence MRFGYTLMTEQSGPRDLVRHAVDAERVGFDFEVSSDHYFPWLDSQGHAPYAWTVLGAVAQATSRVELMTYVTCPTIRYHPAVVAQKAATLGVLSEGRFLLNLGAGENLNEHVVGERWPAVGERHDMLEEAVEIIRLLLDGERLTFDGEHFRVDQAVLWDRPETPVEIGVAVSGAVSVERFAPLADHLVTTEPEAKVLRRWDEVREEHGAGASRKIGQIPISWDPDVEAATARAHDQFRWFGGGWKVNADLPTTEAFEGASQFVRPEDVAASIPCGPDLDAIVEAASAFREAGFTDLALVQVGEEKQDEFLEQAAGPLLDRLRSAAG encoded by the coding sequence GATGACGGAGCAGAGCGGGCCGCGGGACCTGGTGCGGCACGCGGTCGACGCCGAGCGGGTCGGGTTCGACTTCGAGGTCTCGAGCGACCACTACTTCCCCTGGCTCGACAGCCAGGGCCACGCGCCGTACGCCTGGACGGTGCTCGGGGCCGTCGCGCAGGCGACCAGCCGCGTCGAGCTGATGACCTACGTGACCTGCCCGACGATCCGGTACCACCCCGCCGTCGTCGCCCAGAAGGCCGCGACGCTCGGCGTGCTCAGCGAGGGCCGCTTCCTGCTCAACCTGGGTGCGGGCGAGAACCTCAACGAGCACGTCGTCGGGGAGCGGTGGCCCGCGGTCGGCGAACGCCACGACATGCTCGAGGAGGCCGTCGAGATCATCCGGCTGCTCCTCGACGGCGAACGGCTCACGTTCGACGGCGAGCACTTCCGGGTGGACCAGGCGGTGCTGTGGGACCGGCCCGAGACGCCGGTCGAGATCGGCGTCGCCGTCTCGGGGGCCGTGTCCGTCGAGCGGTTCGCGCCGCTCGCCGACCACCTCGTGACCACGGAGCCGGAGGCGAAGGTCCTGCGGCGGTGGGACGAGGTGCGCGAGGAGCACGGCGCGGGCGCGTCCCGGAAGATCGGCCAGATCCCGATCTCCTGGGACCCCGACGTCGAGGCAGCGACGGCGCGCGCGCACGACCAGTTCCGGTGGTTCGGCGGCGGCTGGAAGGTCAACGCCGACCTGCCGACGACGGAGGCGTTCGAGGGCGCGTCGCAGTTCGTGCGCCCCGAGGACGTCGCGGCGTCCATCCCGTGCGGCCCGGACCTCGACGCGATCGTCGAGGCGGCGTCGGCGTTCCGGGAGGCCGGCTTCACCGACCTCGCGCTGGTCCAGGTGGGCGAGGAGAAGCAGGACGAGTTCCTCGAGCAGGCGGCCGGTCCGCTGCTGGACAGGCTGCGCAGCGCCGCTGGGTAG
- a CDS encoding LacI family DNA-binding transcriptional regulator has protein sequence MAAEAGVSVPTVSKVLNGRADVASQTRARVEQVIKEHGYQRRRSTTPHGPRLLDLVFHELGGPWALEIIQGVERVARETGVEVVLSECGGHRTPRQEWLDSVLARRPVGVILVFSDLDHDQRAQLEARAIPFVVLDPVGEEQGGVPSIGSANWTGGLVATRHLIGLGHRRIAVVGGPTETLASRARIAGYRDALVTGGLAVDEELIRNGDFYVHGGYEQGRALLSLPDRPTAVFAGSDLQALGVLRAARDLGLDVPRDVSVVGYDDLPVASWIAPSLTTVHQPLVEMADAATRLVLELANGANPRTTRMDLDVHLVVRESTAPPATPAP, from the coding sequence ATCGCCGCCGAGGCGGGCGTCTCGGTCCCGACGGTCTCGAAGGTGCTCAACGGCCGCGCCGACGTCGCGAGCCAGACGCGGGCCCGCGTCGAGCAGGTCATCAAGGAGCACGGCTACCAGCGGCGCCGGTCGACGACGCCGCACGGTCCCCGCCTGCTCGACCTGGTCTTCCACGAGCTCGGCGGCCCCTGGGCGCTCGAGATCATCCAGGGCGTCGAGCGCGTCGCGCGCGAGACCGGCGTCGAGGTGGTCCTGTCCGAGTGCGGCGGCCACCGCACGCCCCGTCAGGAGTGGCTCGACAGCGTGCTGGCGCGTCGCCCCGTCGGCGTCATCCTCGTGTTCTCCGACCTCGACCACGACCAGCGCGCCCAGCTCGAGGCGCGCGCGATCCCGTTCGTCGTCCTCGACCCCGTGGGCGAGGAGCAGGGCGGCGTGCCGTCGATCGGCTCCGCGAACTGGACGGGCGGGCTCGTGGCGACCCGCCACCTCATCGGCCTGGGCCACCGGCGCATCGCCGTCGTCGGCGGCCCCACGGAGACCCTGGCGAGCCGCGCGCGCATCGCCGGCTACCGGGACGCGCTCGTGACCGGCGGGCTCGCCGTCGACGAGGAGCTCATCCGCAACGGCGACTTCTACGTGCACGGCGGGTACGAGCAGGGCCGCGCCCTGCTGAGCCTTCCCGACCGGCCGACGGCGGTCTTCGCCGGCAGCGACCTGCAGGCGCTGGGCGTGCTGCGCGCCGCCCGCGACCTCGGCCTGGACGTGCCGCGCGACGTCTCGGTGGTGGGGTACGACGACCTGCCCGTCGCGAGCTGGATCGCGCCGTCGCTGACGACGGTCCACCAGCCGCTCGTCGAGATGGCCGACGCCGCGACCCGGCTCGTCCTCGAGCTGGCGAACGGGGCGAACCCTCGCACCACCCGGATGGACCTCGACGTCCACCTCGTGGTCCGTGAGAGCACCGCGCCGCCCGCCACGCCCGCGCCGTAG
- a CDS encoding methylenetetrahydrofolate reductase yields the protein MNRAVGAPRPAGLPERFARPGPTVSFELYPPRSETSARTLRTTIEHLAAARPDFLSVTYGASGSSRDSSRDVVRHVLESTDVPVVAHLTCLGSPPGEVREVAQQLVALGVRDFLALRGDPPAGVEGWTPDPHGLTRASQLVELLRTVELELHGDDRLSVAVAGNPTALLTSEAASCGDLAALRAKQDAGADYAITQVFFEVEHYLAYVDAARAAGVRLPLLPGVVPLTDPRRLRRLEEVSGVTVPARVLAALEAEQEPEARTAVGRALGAELARGVLDAGAPGLHLYTFNQHRAALDLLADVGLRTPGETGTTLAPAGLVP from the coding sequence ATGAACCGCGCCGTCGGTGCCCCCCGCCCCGCGGGCCTGCCCGAGCGCTTCGCCCGGCCCGGGCCCACCGTCTCGTTCGAGCTGTACCCACCGCGCAGCGAGACGTCCGCGCGGACCCTGCGGACGACGATCGAGCACCTCGCCGCAGCCCGGCCCGACTTCCTGTCGGTCACCTACGGCGCGTCCGGCTCGTCGCGCGACAGCTCGCGCGACGTCGTCCGGCACGTCCTGGAGAGCACCGACGTGCCCGTCGTCGCGCACCTCACCTGCCTGGGCAGCCCGCCCGGGGAGGTGCGGGAGGTCGCCCAGCAGCTGGTCGCCCTGGGCGTGCGCGACTTCCTGGCGCTGCGCGGCGACCCGCCCGCCGGCGTCGAGGGCTGGACGCCCGACCCGCACGGCCTCACGCGGGCGAGCCAGCTGGTCGAGCTGCTCCGCACGGTCGAGCTGGAGCTGCACGGTGACGACCGGCTCAGCGTCGCCGTCGCGGGCAACCCCACCGCGCTGCTGACGTCCGAGGCCGCGTCGTGCGGCGACCTCGCGGCGCTGCGTGCGAAGCAGGACGCGGGCGCCGACTATGCGATCACCCAGGTGTTCTTCGAGGTCGAGCACTACCTCGCCTACGTCGACGCCGCCCGCGCGGCCGGCGTGAGGCTGCCGCTGCTGCCCGGCGTCGTGCCCCTGACGGACCCCCGGCGCCTGCGCCGGCTCGAGGAGGTCAGCGGCGTGACCGTGCCCGCCCGCGTCCTCGCGGCGCTCGAGGCCGAGCAGGAGCCCGAGGCGCGCACCGCCGTCGGGCGCGCGCTGGGCGCCGAGCTCGCGCGCGGCGTCCTCGACGCCGGGGCGCCCGGGCTGCACCTGTACACCTTCAACCAGCACCGGGCCGCGCTCGACCTGCTGGCCGACGTCGGCCTGCGGACGCCCGGCGAGACGGGGACGACCCTCGCCCCGGCCGGGCTGGTCCCGTGA
- a CDS encoding VIT1/CCC1 family protein has protein sequence MTAREPSAADLRRWRGHLADERAEAAVYRELAARRTGEEREILLALAEAEGRHAAHWEELLGAQVGPPRRGDVRFRVLAWLARRFGSVFVLALAQRAEARATYERDLDATPTMAADERIHAEVVRSLAARGRNRLSGTFRAAVFGANDGLVSNLALVIGVAAAGTSQATILVTGLAGLLAGALSMGAGEYISVRSQRELLAASTPSAEAGRALPHLDVDANELALVYRARGMTPEQAQQRADDVLADIALVGPASTEFHADHPATDHREVVGSDVGAALSSFGFFASGAAVPVIPYLLGLEGTTALVAAMVAVGVALLGTGAVVGLISGGPPVRRALRQLAIGAGAAAVTYALGAAFGTTVG, from the coding sequence GTGACGGCGCGCGAACCGTCCGCCGCGGACCTGCGGCGCTGGCGGGGCCACCTGGCCGACGAGCGTGCCGAGGCCGCCGTCTACCGCGAGCTCGCGGCGCGGCGGACGGGCGAGGAGCGCGAGATCCTGCTGGCGCTCGCGGAGGCCGAGGGGCGGCACGCGGCCCACTGGGAGGAGCTGCTCGGCGCCCAGGTCGGGCCCCCGCGCCGGGGCGACGTGCGGTTCCGGGTCCTCGCCTGGCTCGCGCGCCGGTTCGGCTCGGTCTTCGTCCTCGCGCTCGCGCAGCGCGCCGAGGCGCGCGCGACCTACGAGCGCGACCTGGACGCCACCCCGACCATGGCCGCGGACGAGCGGATCCACGCGGAGGTGGTCCGGTCGCTCGCCGCGCGCGGTCGCAACCGCCTCTCGGGCACCTTCCGCGCGGCCGTCTTCGGCGCCAACGACGGACTGGTGTCGAACCTCGCCCTCGTCATCGGCGTCGCCGCCGCGGGCACGAGCCAGGCGACCATCCTCGTCACCGGACTCGCCGGCCTGCTCGCCGGTGCGCTGTCGATGGGTGCGGGGGAGTACATCTCGGTCCGCTCCCAGCGCGAGCTGCTCGCGGCCTCGACCCCGAGCGCCGAGGCGGGCCGCGCGCTGCCCCACCTCGACGTGGACGCCAACGAGCTGGCCCTCGTCTACCGCGCGCGGGGCATGACGCCCGAGCAGGCTCAGCAGCGTGCCGACGACGTGCTCGCCGACATCGCCCTCGTCGGGCCCGCCAGCACCGAGTTCCACGCCGACCACCCGGCGACGGACCACCGCGAGGTCGTCGGCTCGGACGTCGGCGCGGCCCTGTCGAGCTTCGGGTTCTTCGCGTCGGGCGCCGCCGTGCCCGTCATCCCCTACCTCCTCGGGCTCGAGGGCACGACGGCGCTGGTCGCCGCGATGGTCGCGGTGGGCGTCGCCCTGCTCGGGACGGGTGCCGTCGTCGGCCTCATCTCCGGCGGGCCGCCCGTCCGGCGCGCGCTGCGCCAGCTCGCGATCGGGGCGGGCGCCGCGGCGGTGACGTACGCGCTCGGCGCGGCGTTCGGGACGACCGTCGGCTGA
- a CDS encoding excinuclease ABC subunit UvrA: MGPDPHVADTHDLIRVEGARTNNLRDVSLEIPKRRLTVFTGVSGSGKSSLVFGTIAAESQRLINETYSAFVQGFMPSLARPEVDLMDGLTTAIIVDQERMGANPRSTVGTATDANALLRILFSRLGDPHIGSPNAYSFNVPSVRGSGAITVERGSGQPRAQKATFHQLGGMCPRCEGMGSVTDIDLTALYDDAKSLNEGPFTIPGYSADGWYGRIFAGSGLFDPDKPIREYSRRELDDLLHKEPTKIKVEGINLTYEGLIPKIRKSLLAKDVEAMQPHVRAFVERAVTFTTCPDCDGTRLSPEARSSRIRGKNIADLCAMQISDLAQWVRDLDEPSVAPLLAGLQHLFDAFAEIGLGYLSLDRPAGTLSGGEAQRTKMIRHLGSSLTDVTYVFDEPTAGLHPHDIERMNALLLQLRDKGNTVLVVEHKPETIAIADRVVDLGPGAGSAGGTICYEGTLEGLRASGTLTGRHLDDRASLKAQVRTPTGAIEIRGATTHNLKGVDVDVPLGVLCVVTGVAGSGKSSLVHGSMPPGAGVVSVDQTPIKGSRRSNPATYTGLLEPIRKAFAKANGVKPALFSANSEGACPVCNGAGVIYTDLGMMAGVAATCEECEGRRFQAAVLEYRLGGRNISEVLAMSVREAEAFFAEGDARTPAAHAVLRRLDDVGLGYVTLGQPLTTLSGGERQRLKLATRMAEQGGVYVLDEPTSGLHLADVEQLLALLDRLVDAGTSVVVIEHHQAVMAHADWIVDVGPGAGHDGGRVVFEGTPADLVAARSTLTGQHLAAYVGA, encoded by the coding sequence ATGGGTCCGGACCCGCACGTGGCCGACACGCACGACCTCATCCGCGTCGAGGGGGCGCGCACCAACAACCTGCGCGACGTGAGCCTGGAGATCCCCAAGCGGCGCCTCACGGTCTTCACGGGCGTCTCCGGCTCGGGCAAGAGCTCGCTCGTGTTCGGCACCATCGCGGCGGAGTCGCAGCGCCTCATCAACGAGACGTACAGCGCCTTCGTGCAGGGGTTCATGCCCTCGCTGGCGCGGCCCGAGGTCGACCTCATGGACGGCCTCACGACGGCGATCATCGTCGACCAGGAGCGGATGGGCGCGAACCCCCGCTCGACGGTCGGCACCGCCACGGACGCCAACGCGCTGCTGCGCATCCTGTTCAGCCGGCTCGGCGACCCGCACATCGGCTCGCCCAACGCATACTCGTTCAACGTGCCGTCCGTGCGGGGCAGCGGCGCGATCACCGTGGAGCGCGGGTCCGGGCAGCCGCGCGCGCAGAAGGCGACGTTCCACCAGCTCGGCGGCATGTGCCCGCGCTGCGAGGGCATGGGATCGGTCACGGACATCGACCTCACCGCCCTGTACGACGACGCCAAGTCGCTCAACGAGGGACCGTTCACGATCCCGGGCTACAGCGCGGACGGCTGGTACGGCCGCATCTTCGCCGGCAGCGGCCTGTTCGACCCGGACAAGCCGATCCGCGAGTACTCCCGGCGCGAGCTCGACGACCTGCTCCACAAGGAGCCGACCAAGATCAAGGTCGAGGGCATCAACCTCACCTACGAGGGCCTCATCCCCAAGATCCGCAAGTCCTTGCTCGCCAAGGACGTCGAGGCGATGCAGCCGCACGTCCGCGCCTTCGTCGAGCGCGCGGTGACCTTCACGACGTGCCCGGACTGCGACGGCACCCGGCTGAGCCCCGAGGCGCGGTCCTCGCGCATCCGCGGCAAGAACATCGCCGACCTGTGCGCGATGCAGATCAGCGACCTCGCCCAGTGGGTGCGCGACCTCGACGAGCCCTCGGTCGCCCCGCTGCTCGCGGGCCTGCAGCACCTGTTCGACGCGTTCGCCGAGATCGGCCTCGGCTACCTCTCGCTCGACCGCCCCGCCGGCACGCTCTCCGGCGGCGAGGCCCAGCGCACCAAGATGATCCGCCACCTCGGCTCGTCCCTCACGGACGTCACCTACGTCTTCGACGAGCCGACGGCGGGCCTGCACCCGCACGACATCGAGCGCATGAACGCGCTCCTGCTCCAGCTGCGCGACAAGGGCAACACCGTGCTGGTGGTCGAGCACAAGCCCGAGACGATCGCGATCGCCGACCGCGTGGTCGACCTGGGGCCCGGCGCCGGCTCGGCCGGCGGGACCATCTGCTACGAGGGCACGCTCGAGGGACTGCGGGCGAGCGGCACGCTGACGGGACGTCACCTGGACGACCGTGCCTCGCTCAAGGCGCAGGTGCGCACGCCGACGGGCGCGATCGAGATCCGCGGCGCGACGACCCACAACCTCAAGGGCGTCGACGTCGACGTCCCGCTCGGCGTGCTGTGCGTCGTCACGGGCGTCGCGGGCTCGGGCAAGAGCTCGCTCGTCCACGGCTCGATGCCACCGGGCGCCGGGGTGGTGTCGGTCGACCAGACCCCCATCAAGGGCTCGCGCCGCAGCAACCCGGCGACCTACACGGGCCTGCTGGAGCCGATCCGCAAGGCCTTCGCCAAGGCGAACGGCGTCAAGCCCGCGCTCTTCAGCGCGAACTCCGAGGGCGCCTGCCCGGTGTGCAACGGCGCGGGCGTCATCTACACGGACCTCGGCATGATGGCCGGCGTCGCGGCGACCTGCGAGGAGTGCGAGGGCAGGCGGTTCCAGGCGGCCGTCCTGGAGTACCGCCTCGGCGGGCGCAACATCAGCGAGGTCCTCGCCATGTCCGTGCGCGAGGCCGAGGCCTTCTTCGCGGAGGGCGACGCGCGCACGCCGGCCGCGCACGCGGTCCTGCGGCGCCTGGACGACGTCGGCCTGGGCTACGTCACGCTCGGCCAGCCGCTCACGACGCTCTCCGGTGGCGAGCGCCAGCGCCTCAAGCTCGCGACGCGCATGGCGGAGCAGGGCGGCGTCTACGTCCTGGACGAGCCGACGAGCGGGCTGCACCTCGCCGACGTCGAGCAGCTCCTCGCCCTGCTCGACCGCCTCGTCGACGCGGGTACCTCGGTCGTCGTGATCGAGCACCACCAGGCGGTCATGGCGCACGCCGACTGGATCGTCGACGTCGGCCCGGGCGCCGGGCACGACGGGGGCCGGGTGGTCTTCGAGGGCACGCCGGCCGACCTCGTGGCCGCCCGGTCCACGCTCACCGGTCAGCACCTCGCCGCGTACGTCGGGGCCTGA
- a CDS encoding MFS transporter codes for MLQPYRAILARPGAAAFSAAGAIARLPMSMVGIGIVLMVSEVYGSYGLAGRISAVQVITHALCSPQLSRLVDRFGQARVMRPALVVTAVGIVGLIVPTLLEASPLYLYAAAVVTGAAGGSVGALVRARWSHLLQDPREIHSAYSLESALDELVFIVGPVLATVLATSVSPVAGLVVPVVAVLVGGTWFFSQRATEPPVVVREEGVHHPFVLRSGGMVVLAVVFVFMGAIFGATDVATVAFAEEQGNKGAAGLILAVFAAGSLLAGLGYGARHWTSPLWRRFAIGMVALAVGVTLFFFVTNLAVLAAVMFVVGLTIAPTIINGNALVQQLVPRGQLTEGLTWVGTALGVGVSFGSSIAGARIDAAGSHAGFLVVVVSGGLAVVAVLAASGTLRRGEARYVARTAASATD; via the coding sequence ATGCTCCAGCCGTACCGCGCGATCCTCGCGCGCCCCGGGGCCGCCGCGTTCTCCGCGGCCGGCGCCATCGCCAGGCTCCCGATGTCGATGGTCGGGATCGGCATCGTCCTCATGGTCTCCGAGGTCTACGGGTCCTACGGCCTCGCGGGCCGGATCTCCGCGGTCCAGGTGATCACGCACGCCCTGTGCTCGCCCCAGCTCTCGCGCCTCGTCGACCGCTTCGGTCAGGCCCGCGTCATGCGCCCGGCGCTCGTGGTCACCGCGGTCGGCATCGTCGGCCTCATCGTGCCGACGCTCCTCGAGGCCTCGCCCCTGTACCTGTACGCCGCGGCCGTGGTCACCGGTGCCGCGGGCGGCTCGGTCGGGGCGCTCGTCCGGGCCCGCTGGTCTCACCTGCTCCAGGACCCGCGCGAGATCCACTCCGCGTACTCGCTCGAGTCCGCCCTCGACGAGCTGGTGTTCATCGTCGGGCCCGTGCTCGCCACGGTCCTGGCGACGTCGGTCAGCCCTGTCGCGGGGCTGGTGGTGCCCGTGGTCGCCGTCCTGGTCGGCGGCACGTGGTTCTTCTCGCAGCGCGCCACCGAGCCGCCGGTCGTGGTGCGCGAGGAGGGCGTGCACCACCCGTTCGTGCTGCGCTCGGGCGGCATGGTGGTGCTCGCCGTGGTGTTCGTGTTCATGGGCGCGATCTTCGGCGCCACCGACGTCGCCACGGTCGCCTTCGCCGAGGAGCAGGGCAACAAGGGCGCGGCCGGCCTCATCCTCGCGGTCTTCGCGGCGGGCTCGCTGCTCGCGGGGCTCGGCTACGGCGCACGGCACTGGACCAGCCCGCTGTGGCGCCGGTTCGCGATCGGCATGGTCGCCCTGGCGGTGGGCGTGACCCTGTTCTTCTTCGTGACGAACCTCGCGGTCCTCGCCGCGGTGATGTTCGTCGTCGGCCTGACGATCGCGCCGACCATCATCAACGGCAACGCCCTGGTCCAGCAGCTGGTCCCGCGCGGTCAGCTCACCGAGGGCCTGACCTGGGTCGGGACCGCCCTGGGCGTCGGCGTCTCCTTCGGCTCGTCGATCGCCGGCGCCCGGATCGACGCCGCCGGCAGCCACGCCGGGTTCCTCGTGGTCGTGGTCTCCGGCGGCCTGGCCGTGGTCGCCGTGCTCGCCGCGAGCGGCACCCTGCGCCGGGGCGAGGCCCGCTACGTGGCCCGGACCGCGGCGAGCGCGACGGACTGA
- a CDS encoding EAL domain-containing protein, which translates to MFRPASRRLRPGRRLLAPDVAYGPLGVLTIAAGVFGLSYLAVVLAPPDNGVAAWWPAAGLATIALMWAPRDRRAVVVASVVIMSALANLAVGRPWHVALGYGASNALESAVVAALLTRRGRPRLATLDDLFRLVGATAAGVLVMGVGAGLTQLLADGAGFLVTARTVVASHGAALLLTLPLGMRAPGGTGRAGRLEAAAQLAAVCVAIVVIFRPGQGLPVSFLTMPLLVWGALRFGVKVVSVELIVVALLVTSFSRFDGGPFAAEFGATSTATASLVQAYLVCCALVTLPLAVSIAQRRAALARSEASERLFRQGFRDSLVGMAMLRLCDGAHGPGEEAHAEGGLDVVQLNDVAARMLAGDPAALVGAPWTALLAEPDRHELAARVREMLAGTSEGWHGEVAVATPAGDLWVDVALSPLAASAGENLFVAQMVDVTARRAAEERLTAQAQRDSLTGLANRSRLHGEIDAAVAALPPDEADGGPGVAVLFCDLDDFKDVNDSAGHTEGDRVLVRVAERLRTLLGPDDLAARLGGDEFVVLRRCARDRADVEQLASAVLAGLSAPIVVGGHGFTVGVSIGIAWGGPGASADDLLRDADAAMYAAKAGGKRRAVTFSDEHRARAVRAVRVEAELRRALELGQLEMYLQPVVDLRDGATVAAEALVRWRHPDRGLLEPGAWLDVAEACGLMPELGAWILRRSCELAAAWPQSVAEVTPAVHVNVSARQLEVPGFVADVHRVLAETGLPPARLVLEFTETQLDTVSEALLADLATLRRAGIGLAADDFGTGYSPLTRIIELPISMVKVDQRFVAGMLDDVRSQAIVTTLVRLTDSLGLALVAEGVETQEQAQALQMLGCTAGQGFLWSRPVPADVFHERLRGAVLR; encoded by the coding sequence GTGTTCCGGCCTGCGTCGCGTCGCCTTCGCCCGGGACGCCGGCTGCTCGCCCCGGACGTCGCCTACGGCCCGCTGGGAGTCCTGACCATCGCGGCGGGCGTCTTCGGCCTCTCCTACCTCGCGGTCGTCCTCGCGCCGCCGGACAACGGCGTCGCCGCCTGGTGGCCCGCGGCCGGCCTCGCCACGATCGCCCTGATGTGGGCACCGCGGGACCGGCGGGCCGTCGTCGTGGCGTCCGTCGTCATCATGAGCGCGCTCGCGAACCTGGCGGTGGGGCGCCCGTGGCACGTGGCGCTGGGCTACGGCGCGAGCAACGCGCTCGAGAGCGCCGTCGTGGCCGCACTGCTCACGCGCCGTGGCAGGCCGCGCCTGGCCACGCTCGACGACCTCTTCCGGCTGGTCGGCGCGACGGCGGCCGGCGTCCTCGTCATGGGCGTCGGGGCGGGGCTGACGCAGCTGCTCGCGGACGGCGCCGGGTTCCTCGTCACCGCCCGCACCGTGGTGGCGAGCCACGGGGCCGCCCTCCTGCTCACCCTGCCGCTCGGCATGCGCGCGCCGGGCGGCACCGGACGCGCCGGCCGGCTCGAGGCCGCGGCCCAGCTCGCCGCGGTCTGCGTGGCGATCGTCGTGATCTTCCGCCCCGGCCAGGGGCTGCCCGTCTCGTTCCTCACGATGCCCCTGCTCGTCTGGGGCGCCCTGCGCTTCGGCGTCAAGGTGGTCAGCGTCGAGCTCATCGTCGTCGCGCTGCTCGTCACCTCGTTCAGCCGCTTCGACGGCGGTCCGTTCGCCGCCGAGTTCGGGGCGACGAGCACCGCCACGGCGTCCCTGGTCCAGGCGTACCTGGTGTGCTGCGCCCTGGTGACGCTGCCGCTGGCCGTGTCGATCGCGCAGCGGCGCGCGGCGCTCGCACGCAGCGAGGCCAGCGAGCGGCTGTTCCGCCAGGGCTTCCGCGACTCGCTCGTGGGCATGGCGATGCTCCGCCTGTGCGACGGCGCCCACGGCCCCGGCGAGGAGGCGCACGCCGAGGGCGGGCTCGACGTCGTGCAGCTCAACGACGTCGCCGCGCGCATGCTCGCCGGCGACCCCGCGGCCCTGGTCGGGGCGCCGTGGACGGCCCTGCTCGCCGAGCCCGACCGGCACGAGCTCGCGGCACGCGTGCGGGAGATGCTGGCCGGGACCAGCGAGGGCTGGCACGGTGAGGTCGCCGTCGCGACGCCCGCGGGGGACCTGTGGGTCGACGTCGCGCTGTCGCCGCTGGCGGCCAGCGCGGGCGAGAACCTGTTCGTCGCGCAGATGGTCGACGTCACGGCCCGCCGCGCGGCCGAGGAGCGGCTCACCGCCCAGGCGCAGCGCGACAGCCTGACCGGGCTGGCCAACCGCTCCCGGCTGCACGGCGAGATCGACGCGGCGGTCGCCGCCCTGCCGCCGGACGAGGCGGACGGCGGCCCGGGCGTCGCCGTGCTGTTCTGCGACCTGGACGACTTCAAGGACGTCAACGACTCGGCCGGGCACACGGAGGGCGACCGCGTGCTGGTCCGGGTGGCGGAGCGCCTGCGCACCCTCCTGGGCCCGGACGACCTCGCGGCACGCCTCGGCGGCGACGAGTTCGTGGTGCTGCGGCGGTGCGCGCGCGACCGCGCCGACGTCGAGCAGCTCGCGTCGGCCGTGCTGGCGGGCCTCTCGGCACCGATCGTCGTGGGCGGTCACGGCTTCACGGTGGGCGTGAGCATCGGCATCGCCTGGGGCGGTCCCGGGGCGAGCGCCGACGACCTGCTGCGCGACGCCGACGCCGCCATGTACGCGGCGAAGGCGGGCGGCAAGCGCCGCGCGGTGACGTTCTCGGACGAGCACCGGGCGCGCGCCGTCCGCGCCGTGCGCGTCGAGGCGGAGCTGCGGCGTGCTCTCGAGCTGGGCCAGCTCGAGATGTACCTCCAGCCCGTCGTGGACCTGCGCGACGGCGCCACGGTCGCGGCCGAGGCGCTGGTGCGCTGGCGCCACCCGGACCGCGGGCTGCTCGAACCGGGCGCGTGGCTCGACGTCGCCGAGGCCTGCGGGCTGATGCCCGAGCTCGGCGCGTGGATCCTGCGCCGCTCGTGCGAGCTCGCCGCCGCGTGGCCCCAGAGCGTCGCCGAGGTCACCCCCGCCGTCCACGTCAACGTCTCGGCCCGGCAGCTCGAGGTGCCGGGGTTCGTGGCCGACGTCCACCGCGTCCTGGCGGAGACCGGCCTGCCGCCCGCGCGGCTCGTGCTCGAGTTCACCGAGACCCAGCTCGACACGGTCAGCGAGGCGCTGCTCGCGGACCTCGCGACCCTGCGACGCGCGGGCATCGGGCTGGCCGCGGACGACTTCGGGACCGGCTACAGCCCGCTGACGCGGATCATCGAGCTGCCCATCTCGATGGTGAAGGTCGACCAGCGCTTCGTCGCCGGCATGCTCGACGACGTGCGCAGCCAGGCGATCGTCACGACCCTGGTGCGCCTGACCGACTCGCTCGGCCTCGCGCTGGTCGCCGAGGGCGTCGAGACCCAGGAGCAGGCGCAGGCGCTCCAGATGCTCGGGTGCACGGCCGGGCAGGGGTTCCTGTGGTCGCGACCGGTGCCCGCGGACGTCTTCCACGAGCGGCTGCGCGGCGCCGTCCTGCGCTGA